In Nitrosococcus oceani ATCC 19707, the following proteins share a genomic window:
- a CDS encoding BrnA antitoxin family protein has translation MSKHITRMKLGEGLEQSQTDWKRLDAMKDEDIDCSDIPELDARFFENAKVVMPPGKKQLTLRIDADVLDWMKAQGKGYQSRINAVLRAYYEAHRDEGR, from the coding sequence ATGAGCAAGCATATTACGAGAATGAAATTAGGCGAAGGGCTGGAACAAAGTCAAACTGATTGGAAGCGGCTGGATGCCATGAAGGACGAAGATATTGATTGCAGCGATATTCCGGAGCTGGACGCGCGTTTTTTTGAAAATGCCAAGGTGGTGATGCCCCCCGGAAAAAAGCAACTGACCTTGCGGATAGATGCAGACGTATTGGACTGGATGAAGGCACAGGGCAAAGGTTACCAAAGCCGGATTAATGCGGTTTTGCGGGCTTACTATGAAGCCCACCGGGATGAGGGGCGGTAG
- a CDS encoding BrnT family toxin — protein MDAKDIWQGPVVEIFSPQAGHGEARIIAIGMLADRCITVIYTWRGDKAALD, from the coding sequence CTGGATGCCAAGGATATTTGGCAAGGGCCGGTTGTGGAAATATTTTCCCCGCAAGCAGGGCATGGTGAAGCCCGGATCATTGCTATTGGGATGCTGGCTGATCGTTGCATCACGGTAATTTACACATGGCGAGGAGATAAAGCGGCGCTTGATTAG
- a CDS encoding helix-turn-helix domain-containing protein: MVVSLYEVKKLPVTKICEMMGISKSTLYSYVREAQEKTNRV; this comes from the coding sequence TTGGTGGTTTCTCTGTATGAAGTGAAGAAGCTGCCGGTCACGAAAATCTGCGAGATGATGGGGATTTCAAAGTCCACCCTCTATAGCTATGTCCGGGAGGCGCAAGAAAAGACCAATAGAGTATGA
- a CDS encoding relaxase/mobilization nuclease domain-containing protein, translated as MPYKNGKRREAFNIVLSMPPGTDRVSVKRAAMTFVAELFGNHQYVFAAHDDEKHLHVHLSIKAVDHDGIRLNLNPGTADIKPIKGALFIFI; from the coding sequence ATTCCTTACAAAAATGGCAAGCGCCGGGAAGCATTCAACATTGTCTTGTCCATGCCTCCAGGAACAGATCGTGTTTCAGTTAAGAGGGCGGCCATGACGTTTGTGGCAGAGCTATTCGGCAACCATCAGTATGTTTTCGCTGCACACGACGATGAGAAACACCTGCACGTTCACCTATCGATCAAGGCTGTTGATCATGATGGCATACGACTTAATCTTAATCCAGGCACGGCCGATATAAAACCGATTAAAGGAGCTCTTTTTATTTTTATATAG
- a CDS encoding recombinase family protein, translating to MKIGYARASTLDQNPSLQRDALEAAGCEKMIVDQISGTVAKRPGLEKVKELLREEDTLVVWRLDRLGRSLRDLIEQIRTLDAQRVGLQSLHESIDTTTPTGRLTFHLFGALAEFERNLIQERTQAGLAAARARGRLGGRRKSLNSDKRALVVSLYEEKKLPVTKICEMMGISKPTLYSYVREAQEKTNRV from the coding sequence ATGAAAATCGGCTATGCGCGAGCATCCACCCTGGATCAAAATCCGAGCTTGCAACGGGATGCCCTGGAGGCGGCCGGGTGCGAGAAGATGATCGTGGATCAGATCAGCGGTACGGTGGCGAAGCGGCCGGGCCTGGAAAAGGTCAAAGAGCTGTTGCGCGAGGAGGATACCCTGGTGGTCTGGCGGCTGGATCGGCTGGGCCGCTCGTTGCGCGATCTGATCGAGCAGATACGCACCCTCGATGCACAGAGGGTGGGACTGCAAAGCCTGCATGAGTCGATTGATACCACCACGCCCACCGGCAGGCTGACCTTTCATCTGTTCGGGGCCTTGGCGGAGTTCGAGCGGAATCTCATTCAGGAGCGCACCCAGGCGGGTCTGGCAGCGGCGCGGGCGCGAGGTCGCTTGGGGGGTCGGCGCAAGTCCCTCAATTCCGATAAGCGGGCGTTGGTGGTGTCTCTCTATGAAGAGAAGAAATTGCCGGTCACGAAAATCTGCGAGATGATGGGGATTTCAAAGCCCACTCTCTATAGCTATGTCCGGGAGGCGCAAGAAAAGACCAATAGAGTATGA
- a CDS encoding HigA family addiction module antitoxin codes for MINPPHPGELLREDVIAELGLTVKETADRLGISRVALSRVLNGRAAISPDLALRLEMAGVSTAHTWLAMQVNFDLALARQRSHPPIRALQSAEQTEQLRG; via the coding sequence ATGATTAATCCTCCGCACCCTGGCGAACTACTGCGCGAAGACGTAATTGCCGAGCTTGGCTTGACGGTGAAAGAAACCGCTGATCGGCTGGGAATATCTCGCGTAGCGCTATCCCGCGTCCTGAACGGTCGAGCAGCGATCAGCCCTGATCTTGCTTTGCGCTTGGAAATGGCCGGTGTTAGCACCGCCCACACCTGGCTTGCCATGCAGGTGAACTTTGATCTGGCTCTGGCCCGGCAGCGCTCTCATCCGCCGATCCGTGCTTTACAATCAGCTGAGCAAACAGAGCAGTTGCGTGGCTAA
- a CDS encoding AAA family ATPase, which translates to MVISGRKVDGAALSTTQGLPQVRVFNKVFIEDNVFTSHGSVAPIFFSGEENIEKQKQVEKLKGDLDQSEKEDREKDTEKHRSEKALDDFKKERAKSIKDLLSSSGGNNPYNNYDKRSYQVKYDELLKLSATEQKAKILSESDFAVQKQKKEVGPAG; encoded by the coding sequence TTGGTTATATCCGGCCGCAAGGTTGATGGTGCGGCTCTCTCAACGACTCAAGGGCTTCCTCAAGTCCGCGTCTTCAATAAAGTCTTTATTGAAGACAATGTATTTACCAGTCATGGCTCAGTAGCCCCTATCTTCTTCTCGGGCGAAGAAAACATCGAGAAGCAGAAACAGGTTGAAAAGCTCAAGGGCGACCTTGACCAATCCGAGAAAGAAGATCGCGAAAAAGATACCGAAAAGCACCGGTCAGAAAAGGCTCTTGATGATTTCAAAAAGGAGCGGGCTAAATCCATCAAAGACTTGCTGAGCTCATCTGGTGGAAATAATCCTTACAACAATTATGACAAGCGCTCGTACCAGGTAAAGTATGATGAGCTGCTTAAGCTTTCTGCTACTGAGCAAAAAGCAAAGATTTTGAGTGAGTCTGATTTTGCTGTACAGAAACAGAAGAAAGAAGTCGGCCCCGCAGGATAA
- a CDS encoding AAA family ATPase produces MIADALQTAFNKAAALKTEIRKIEKDIEEHRRPADELNANICSYLGRKEFTFEIQGNGYQISRNGAPAKNLSELDS; encoded by the coding sequence GTGATCGCTGACGCTCTTCAGACGGCCTTCAATAAAGCCGCCGCGTTAAAAACTGAAATTCGGAAGATAGAGAAAGATATTGAGGAACACCGCAGACCTGCCGATGAATTGAATGCCAATATTTGTTCCTATCTTGGCAGAAAGGAGTTCACCTTTGAAATTCAAGGCAATGGTTATCAAATCAGCCGTAATGGCGCACCAGCTAAAAACCTGAGTGAATTGGATTCATGA
- a CDS encoding IS630 transposase-related protein: MRCSIDLRKRVIDFVRGGGSKAEAARRFQVGRASIYRWLSQDDALCYERPGPRRSHKLDWEALRVHVEDKAALTYKERARHFGVSYYCIWHAMHKMGLTRKKNDGVHAAL, translated from the coding sequence ATGAGATGTTCAATTGATTTGCGCAAACGAGTAATCGATTTTGTAAGGGGCGGTGGAAGCAAGGCGGAAGCGGCCCGGAGATTTCAGGTAGGCCGCGCGAGCATTTATCGCTGGTTGTCGCAGGATGATGCGCTGTGTTACGAGCGTCCCGGCCCTCGCCGTTCACACAAGCTGGACTGGGAGGCTTTACGGGTCCATGTGGAAGACAAGGCTGCTCTCACCTATAAAGAACGCGCCCGGCATTTTGGCGTTTCGTATTACTGTATTTGGCATGCGATGCACAAAATGGGGTTAACCCGTAAAAAAAATGACGGGGTACACGCAGCGCTGTAA
- a CDS encoding IS630 family transposase codes for MKRKSFLRLRERYRRRGKRFVYLDESGFEPEVSRRYAYAPKGRRVYGLISGHRRPRTSLLAARMDEGFEAPFLFEGTCNTAVFNAWLEKELCPLLNSNHIVIMDNAPFHKAVSSREIIKKTGAGILFLPPYSPDFNPIEKDFGNIKKIREYNEHETLENIVAAYQ; via the coding sequence ATGAAAAGAAAGAGCTTTCTTCGCCTTCGTGAACGCTATCGCCGCCGCGGCAAAAGATTTGTCTATCTTGATGAAAGCGGTTTTGAGCCGGAGGTTTCCCGTCGTTACGCTTACGCTCCAAAGGGGCGGCGTGTTTATGGTCTGATCTCCGGTCATCGCAGACCGCGAACCTCTTTATTGGCCGCCCGTATGGATGAAGGCTTTGAAGCGCCGTTTCTATTTGAGGGAACCTGTAACACGGCTGTGTTCAATGCATGGCTGGAAAAAGAGCTTTGCCCCTTGCTCAACAGCAACCACATTGTCATCATGGATAATGCTCCGTTCCACAAAGCCGTTTCTTCACGTGAAATCATCAAAAAAACAGGGGCGGGAATTTTATTCCTCCCCCCTTATTCCCCTGACTTTAACCCCATAGAAAAAGACTTCGGAAATATCAAAAAAATCAGAGAATACAACGAACATGAAACCCTTGAGAATATCGTTGCAGCGTATCAGTAA
- a CDS encoding exonuclease SbcCD subunit D C-terminal domain-containing protein → MRVLHTSDWHIGRTLYGRKRYEEFEAFLNWLAETIQQHEIDALLVAGDVFDTSTPSHRAQELYYRFLCWVAASSCRHVIVVAGNHDSPSFLNAPKELLKALDVHVVGSTTSDLEEEVLVLRNEQDAPELIVCAVPYLRDRDIRVAEAGESVEDKERKLIDGIRTHYAAVAALAEQKREELGGDIPIVAMGHLFTAGGQTVDGDGVRELYVGSLAHVTAEVFPASFDYLALGHLHVPQKVKGSETMRYSGSPLPMGFGEAKQQKSVCRVAFDPIEGHSRAASVQLIDVPVFQKLERIKGDWGGISSRLLELSAMGPPNGLRIWLEVIYEGDEVVGDLRERLEAAIAGTPMEILRIKNNRIIDRMLGQIHAEETLDDLNVNDVFERCLAIHEVPEDQRPELLRVYRETLSSLYEDDVQAQ, encoded by the coding sequence ATGAGAGTCCTTCACACATCCGACTGGCACATAGGGCGTACCCTGTACGGTAGAAAACGCTATGAGGAGTTCGAAGCCTTTCTGAACTGGCTGGCGGAGACGATTCAGCAGCATGAAATTGATGCCCTGCTGGTGGCAGGTGATGTCTTTGACACCAGCACTCCGAGCCATCGTGCTCAGGAGCTCTATTACAGGTTCCTGTGTTGGGTGGCCGCCTCATCTTGTCGGCACGTTATCGTTGTCGCGGGAAACCACGATTCACCGTCCTTTCTCAATGCTCCCAAGGAGCTACTTAAGGCCCTTGATGTCCACGTGGTTGGAAGCACGACTTCTGACCTGGAAGAGGAAGTACTGGTGCTCAGGAATGAACAGGACGCTCCAGAACTGATTGTCTGTGCGGTACCTTACCTGCGCGACAGAGATATTCGGGTGGCGGAAGCGGGTGAGAGCGTCGAGGACAAGGAGCGCAAGCTTATTGATGGTATCCGCACTCATTACGCCGCCGTCGCTGCCCTAGCAGAACAGAAACGCGAGGAACTTGGAGGCGATATTCCTATCGTCGCTATGGGGCATTTGTTCACCGCTGGCGGACAAACCGTCGATGGCGATGGTGTGCGCGAACTCTATGTGGGCTCCCTGGCCCATGTGACAGCCGAGGTTTTCCCGGCGAGCTTTGATTACCTGGCCCTTGGACACCTTCACGTCCCGCAAAAGGTGAAGGGCTCCGAAACCATGCGCTACAGCGGCTCTCCACTGCCCATGGGGTTCGGCGAGGCAAAACAGCAGAAGAGCGTTTGTCGGGTTGCCTTTGATCCTATAGAGGGTCACAGCAGGGCTGCATCGGTACAACTGATCGACGTGCCGGTGTTTCAAAAACTCGAGCGCATCAAGGGAGACTGGGGTGGTATTTCAAGCCGCCTCCTTGAATTGTCGGCAATGGGCCCCCCCAATGGATTAAGAATCTGGCTCGAAGTCATTTACGAAGGTGACGAAGTGGTCGGCGACCTGCGCGAGCGCCTTGAGGCTGCGATTGCCGGCACCCCAATGGAAATCCTTCGAATAAAGAACAACCGCATCATCGACCGCATGCTGGGACAAATCCATGCAGAGGAAACGCTCGACGATCTGAACGTGAATGACGTATTCGAACGATGTCTCGCCATTCATGAGGTGCCTGAAGACCAGCGGCCGGAGCTGCTTAGGGTCTACCGGGAAACGCTCTCGTCTCTTTATGAAGACGACGTGCAGGCGCAGTAG
- a CDS encoding AAA family ATPase: MRIRQVRFKNLNSLVGEWEIDLTHPAFVSDGIFAITGPTGAGKTTILDAICMALYGRTPRLNKVTKRGNEIMSRQTGECFAEVTFETQTGRYRCHWSQHRARKKPDGELQAPRHEIANADSGEIFESKIRGVADQIESATGMDFHRFTRSMLLAQGGFAVFLQAVQDERAPILEQITGTEIYSQISIRVHERQREEREKLNLLQAETEGIVMLEPEQEQEIGQTLEIKRKEEADLTAKFADTGQAMAWLTTIDGLKKEIVNLADEVRKLQNDIEAFRPDREKLNRALSAASLDGAYATLTAIRKQQVEDREALKAEGEALPGLESSAKEQAESLKSAEQQTARVKEELKVAAPTLQKVRSLDQELANLKKTAAEDKQDCQQDLEKIDTDKQARLEEQEKRSTAHGNLELVDSYLKEHAQDEWLISGLAGVEEQVSSLLSRQNEIHQKEIDQDKAAKALEQATKSLDDCQKQSDLRKQALEDSSKQLQQGKDALSQLLGNRLLREYRTEKETLLREMAFLAKIAELEDHRAKLEDGKPCPLCGATEHPFAAGNVPVADESEQKIDALTRLISEVEDQETAIKEHEKAESLAHKDLTEAEKQESAAANGRKVAEKALAEVTDSLEKLRADFAERRQAVAAKLLPLGITDIPETDISLLPEILRARLKAWQAQVKKKADIEKQITDLDSEVKRLDAVIETQSTALAEKLKRLESLKKELATVSDERNALYGGKNPDDEERCLNKAVADAEGVERWVREQHNELQQQWKTGKALVESLKKGIDQREPELSRLETEFFAALVSVDFSNEEQYLAALLSSERRAELVTTAKDLDDCQTDLKARQKDRETHLATEMAKKVTDQSIEELESQSKEYENTLKELRDIIASLKHKLSENMAAKERLKEKQGAIEAQKKECRRWKNLHELIGSADGKKYRNFAQGLTFEVMVGHANRQLRKMTDRYLLVRDEAQPLELNVVDNYQAGEIRSTKNLSGGESFIVSLSLALGLSHMASKNVRVDSLFLDEGFGTLDEEALDTALEALAGLQQDGKLIGIISHVPALKERISSQIQVTPQTGGRSKISGPGCGGLSAAKWAKEAG, encoded by the coding sequence ATGAGAATACGGCAGGTACGCTTTAAGAATCTGAACTCACTGGTCGGCGAGTGGGAAATCGACTTGACGCACCCAGCCTTCGTGTCTGATGGCATCTTCGCCATTACAGGCCCTACTGGCGCGGGCAAGACGACTATTCTCGATGCCATTTGTATGGCTCTTTACGGGCGGACGCCTCGCCTAAACAAGGTCACTAAGCGTGGCAACGAGATTATGTCCCGCCAGACCGGCGAATGCTTTGCAGAGGTGACCTTCGAAACCCAGACTGGGCGTTACCGCTGTCACTGGAGCCAGCACCGGGCACGCAAGAAGCCTGATGGCGAGCTCCAGGCTCCGAGACACGAAATTGCCAATGCCGATTCCGGTGAGATTTTCGAATCCAAAATCAGAGGGGTCGCGGACCAGATCGAGTCGGCTACCGGTATGGATTTCCACCGTTTTACCCGCTCCATGTTACTGGCCCAGGGCGGCTTTGCCGTGTTCCTCCAAGCGGTGCAGGATGAGCGGGCGCCGATCCTTGAGCAGATCACGGGCACGGAGATTTACAGCCAGATTTCCATCCGTGTTCATGAGCGCCAACGGGAAGAGCGGGAAAAACTGAACCTGCTTCAGGCTGAAACGGAAGGCATCGTGATGCTTGAGCCGGAACAGGAACAAGAGATTGGGCAGACGCTTGAGATAAAGCGGAAGGAAGAGGCAGACCTTACCGCCAAGTTCGCCGACACTGGGCAGGCCATGGCCTGGCTCACCACCATCGATGGTCTGAAGAAGGAAATCGTCAACCTGGCCGATGAGGTGCGCAAGCTGCAAAACGATATCGAGGCGTTCAGACCGGATCGTGAAAAGCTCAACCGGGCTTTGAGTGCTGCCTCACTGGACGGCGCATACGCAACGCTCACAGCCATCCGCAAACAGCAGGTGGAGGACAGAGAAGCCTTGAAAGCTGAGGGAGAAGCGCTTCCTGGATTGGAATCCTCCGCCAAGGAGCAGGCCGAGTCACTAAAATCGGCTGAGCAACAAACCGCTCGGGTCAAAGAAGAGCTAAAAGTTGCCGCACCTACCTTGCAGAAGGTTCGCTCCCTGGATCAGGAGCTCGCCAATCTCAAAAAAACTGCGGCAGAAGATAAACAGGATTGCCAACAGGATCTTGAAAAGATTGATACAGACAAACAAGCCCGGCTTGAGGAGCAGGAAAAACGTTCCACGGCTCACGGGAATCTGGAACTTGTTGACAGCTACCTCAAGGAGCATGCACAGGATGAATGGCTGATCAGCGGCCTGGCTGGTGTGGAAGAACAGGTGAGCAGCCTACTCTCCAGGCAAAATGAAATCCATCAAAAAGAGATTGACCAGGATAAGGCCGCGAAAGCCTTGGAACAGGCGACAAAGTCACTCGACGATTGTCAGAAGCAATCTGACCTTCGGAAGCAGGCGCTGGAGGACTCATCCAAACAGCTTCAGCAGGGCAAAGATGCTTTGAGCCAGCTACTGGGGAACCGCTTATTGCGAGAATACCGCACCGAGAAGGAAACCCTGCTGCGTGAAATGGCCTTCCTGGCGAAAATAGCGGAGCTTGAAGATCACCGGGCAAAACTGGAAGATGGCAAGCCCTGTCCACTTTGCGGCGCAACCGAGCATCCCTTCGCGGCAGGCAATGTCCCTGTTGCCGATGAATCCGAACAGAAGATCGACGCGTTGACCAGGCTGATCAGCGAAGTCGAGGATCAGGAAACCGCCATCAAGGAACACGAAAAAGCTGAAAGCTTGGCCCATAAGGACCTGACGGAGGCTGAAAAACAGGAGTCAGCAGCAGCTAATGGCAGGAAGGTTGCCGAAAAAGCCCTTGCCGAAGTGACGGACAGCTTGGAAAAACTCCGGGCTGATTTTGCTGAACGCAGGCAGGCCGTTGCTGCCAAACTTCTGCCCCTTGGTATCACGGACATCCCTGAAACGGATATTTCATTACTACCCGAAATCCTCAGAGCACGACTGAAGGCGTGGCAGGCCCAGGTCAAGAAAAAGGCGGATATTGAGAAACAGATTACCGACCTCGACAGCGAGGTGAAACGGCTGGATGCGGTCATTGAAACCCAAAGCACCGCTCTGGCCGAAAAGCTGAAGCGCCTGGAGAGCTTAAAGAAGGAACTCGCCACCGTGAGTGATGAGCGAAATGCACTGTACGGCGGCAAGAATCCCGACGATGAGGAGCGCTGCTTGAACAAGGCGGTTGCTGATGCGGAAGGCGTCGAAAGGTGGGTCAGAGAGCAGCACAATGAACTCCAGCAACAATGGAAAACCGGGAAGGCCCTTGTCGAATCGTTGAAGAAAGGCATTGACCAACGAGAGCCGGAACTGAGTAGGCTGGAAACAGAATTCTTCGCAGCACTTGTGTCCGTGGATTTTTCAAATGAAGAACAGTATCTGGCAGCCCTATTGTCTTCAGAGCGGAGGGCTGAGCTGGTGACTACGGCCAAGGATCTGGATGATTGCCAAACGGACCTCAAGGCTAGGCAAAAAGATCGGGAAACGCACTTGGCTACGGAAATGGCCAAAAAGGTTACTGACCAATCTATTGAGGAACTGGAGTCGCAATCCAAGGAGTATGAAAACACACTGAAAGAGCTGCGAGATATCATTGCCAGTCTTAAGCATAAGCTCAGTGAGAATATGGCTGCCAAAGAGCGGCTAAAGGAGAAGCAAGGGGCTATCGAAGCCCAGAAAAAAGAATGTCGCAGGTGGAAGAACCTGCATGAATTAATCGGCTCCGCAGATGGTAAGAAGTACCGCAATTTTGCCCAGGGGTTGACCTTTGAAGTGATGGTTGGCCATGCCAACCGGCAACTGCGGAAAATGACTGACCGTTACTTGCTAGTCCGTGACGAGGCTCAGCCCCTGGAGCTCAACGTGGTTGACAATTACCAGGCTGGGGAGATTCGGTCCACGAAGAACCTTTCCGGCGGTGAAAGCTTTATCGTCAGCCTGTCCCTGGCGCTGGGTTTGTCCCATATGGCCAGCAAGAATGTCCGGGTGGACTCGCTGTTCCTGGATGAAGGCTTCGGCACCCTGGACGAAGAAGCCCTCGACACCGCCTTAGAAGCCCTTGCGGGCCTGCAGCAGGATGGCAAGCTGATCGGGATCATTTCACACGTACCTGCCTTGAAAGAACGGATTAGCTCCCAAATCCAGGTAACACCTCAAACCGGTGGCAGGAGCAAGATATCGGGGCCTGGATGCGGTGGGTTGAGTGCTGCAAAATGGGCCAAAGAAGCGGGTTAA